The proteins below are encoded in one region of Segatella copri:
- a CDS encoding DUF3108 domain-containing protein, with protein MKTIKSFGIALLLLLVSTTVSAQCTFRNTAFKSGEFLTYNLYYNWKFVWVKAGNASMSIVQTTRHGKPAYRGSLVTRGNKRVDDIFVLRDTLLCYSGTDLAPMYFRKGAHEGKRYTVDEVFYSYSGGRCHLKQHRQQHDGKHVWKNATYDDCVFDMMNIFLRARSFNPANWKKGYTVKFPIADGKNRTPAQIKFDGKVTIKADNGVKYRCLRLAYMEYENRKYKRIVDFYVTDDENHIPIRLDMFLKFGAAKAFLVGMKGVRNPVSSIVK; from the coding sequence ATGAAAACGATCAAATCATTCGGGATTGCATTATTGCTACTTCTGGTCAGCACTACGGTGTCTGCCCAGTGTACCTTCCGTAATACAGCCTTCAAGTCGGGTGAGTTCCTTACTTACAATCTGTATTACAATTGGAAGTTTGTTTGGGTAAAAGCTGGTAATGCCAGTATGTCTATCGTCCAAACCACCCGTCATGGTAAGCCTGCTTATCGCGGTTCTCTTGTTACAAGAGGCAATAAGCGTGTAGATGATATCTTTGTGCTTCGCGACACTCTGCTCTGCTACAGCGGCACCGATCTGGCGCCTATGTATTTCCGTAAGGGAGCTCACGAGGGCAAGCGCTATACGGTAGATGAGGTATTCTACAGCTATTCTGGCGGTAGGTGTCATCTCAAGCAGCACCGTCAGCAGCATGATGGCAAGCATGTATGGAAGAATGCCACCTACGATGATTGTGTTTTTGACATGATGAACATCTTCCTGCGTGCCCGCAGTTTCAATCCTGCCAACTGGAAGAAGGGTTATACCGTAAAATTCCCTATTGCTGATGGAAAGAACCGCACTCCAGCTCAGATAAAGTTTGATGGTAAGGTTACCATCAAGGCAGATAATGGTGTGAAATACCGTTGCCTGCGCCTTGCCTATATGGAGTATGAGAATCGCAAGTATAAGAGAATCGTAGATTTCTATGTAACCGATGATGAGAATCATATTCCTATCCGTTTGGATATGTTCCTCAAGTTTGGTGCTGCCAAGGCATTCCTCGTAGGAATGAAGGGTGTGAGAAATCCGGTTTCTTCAATCGTGAAATAA
- a CDS encoding GH3 auxin-responsive promoter family protein, with the protein MSLTTIVSNVFKPRQKELEKYVYDAEHLQHKVLMHLINKGKNTEYGVKHLLNTTNSYDKFAQNIPVNTYEELKGDIDRMRHGEKDILWPGLVKWYAKSSGTTNDKSKFIPVSHDGLHGIHYAGGFDAVAYYLRNNPKSRLFDGKSLILGGSHSPNYNVSDSLVGDLSAILIENINPLANLVRVPKKSTALLSDFEVKRDLIACETMNKNVTNISGVPSWMLSVLVRVMELSGKKHLEEVWPNLEVFFHGGIAFTPYRKQYEQLITSPNMHYMETYNASEGFFGLQDDPADPAMSLMIDYDVFYEFIPMDEFGSENPTVVPLWGVEVGKNYAMIITTSCGLWRYLIGDTVQFTSKNPYKFVITGRTKYFINAFGEELIMDNAEKGLAYACEKTGAQVSDYTAAPVYMDSNAKCRHQWLIEFSQEPASLDEFASLLDQKLQEINSDYEAKRFHDVTLQHLEIVKAKPGLFNEWLKSKGKLGGQHKIPRLSNSRKNIDEMLMMNK; encoded by the coding sequence ATGAGTTTAACAACGATAGTAAGTAACGTCTTCAAACCTCGGCAGAAGGAGTTGGAGAAGTATGTCTATGATGCAGAACATTTGCAGCATAAAGTGCTTATGCACCTTATAAATAAAGGAAAAAATACTGAATATGGTGTCAAGCATTTATTAAATACCACCAACAGTTATGATAAATTTGCACAGAATATTCCTGTCAATACCTACGAGGAGTTGAAGGGGGATATCGACCGTATGCGTCATGGCGAAAAGGATATTCTATGGCCGGGACTGGTAAAATGGTACGCCAAGTCATCTGGCACCACCAACGATAAGAGTAAGTTTATCCCGGTTTCTCATGATGGCTTGCATGGCATTCATTATGCCGGAGGTTTTGATGCCGTAGCCTATTATCTGCGCAATAATCCGAAGAGCAGACTCTTTGATGGCAAGAGCCTTATCTTAGGTGGAAGCCATTCGCCTAACTATAATGTGTCGGATAGTCTGGTGGGTGACCTGAGCGCTATCCTCATCGAAAATATCAATCCGCTTGCCAATCTGGTGCGTGTTCCTAAGAAGTCAACTGCTCTCCTGAGCGATTTCGAAGTGAAACGCGACCTTATTGCCTGCGAAACGATGAATAAGAACGTAACCAATATTTCGGGTGTTCCTAGCTGGATGCTTAGTGTGCTGGTGCGTGTCATGGAACTTTCCGGCAAGAAGCATCTGGAAGAGGTATGGCCTAATCTGGAGGTATTCTTCCATGGCGGTATTGCCTTTACTCCTTACCGCAAGCAGTATGAACAGCTCATCACTTCGCCGAACATGCATTATATGGAGACTTATAATGCCAGCGAGGGATTCTTCGGACTGCAGGATGATCCGGCAGACCCAGCCATGTCGCTTATGATAGATTATGATGTATTCTACGAGTTTATCCCTATGGACGAATTCGGCAGCGAGAATCCTACCGTTGTGCCTCTCTGGGGTGTTGAGGTAGGCAAGAACTACGCTATGATCATCACCACCTCCTGTGGCTTGTGGCGCTATCTCATCGGCGATACGGTTCAGTTTACCAGCAAGAATCCTTATAAGTTTGTCATTACCGGCCGTACCAAGTACTTTATTAATGCATTTGGCGAGGAACTGATTATGGATAATGCTGAGAAGGGATTGGCTTATGCCTGCGAGAAGACGGGTGCTCAGGTTTCTGATTATACCGCTGCGCCGGTTTATATGGACAGTAATGCCAAGTGCCGTCACCAGTGGCTCATAGAGTTCTCTCAGGAGCCAGCCAGCCTCGATGAATTTGCCAGTCTGTTAGACCAGAAGCTGCAGGAAATCAACAGCGATTATGAGGCCAAGCGCTTTCACGACGTTACCCTCCAGCATCTGGAGATAGTGAAGGCCAAGCCGGGACTCTTCAATGAATGGCTGAAGAGCAAGGGCAAGTTAGGTGGACAGCATAAGATTCCACGCTTGAGCAACAGCCGCAAGAACATTGATGAGATGCTCATGATGAACAAATAA
- a CDS encoding sensor histidine kinase KdpD, whose amino-acid sequence MKTNRTKILSTTALIAVLCMQLFWMWNSFEMTVHQMGFETPWNLAPDVRAQALLAAFYESKFTVLTSLLTTVVIILSLIDQINYIDEQERVRLLREDFSYAMVHDMKSPLTSIIMGTKYLHSGVLEKKPEMKEKYFCIVEDEAQHLLALINRLLTISKLEHGKLHIQKAEVNLETMIEDVVDKYKAKSAKPIHITTHIGATTALADEEYLKEAISNLVDNATKYSKEEINIQISTLENDKNVYIKVFDEGIGIAKSELKTIFNRFERAAEHEKDARKTRGGFGIGLNYVLQVINTHGGRISVKSEKGKWSEFTISLPK is encoded by the coding sequence ATGAAAACGAATAGAACCAAAATACTCAGCACCACGGCGCTGATAGCCGTGCTCTGCATGCAGCTGTTCTGGATGTGGAACTCCTTCGAGATGACCGTTCACCAGATGGGGTTTGAAACACCCTGGAACCTGGCACCGGATGTCAGGGCACAGGCCCTGCTCGCAGCCTTTTACGAAAGCAAGTTCACCGTTCTCACCTCTCTCCTCACCACGGTGGTCATCATCCTGAGCCTCATCGACCAGATTAATTATATTGATGAGCAGGAAAGGGTGCGACTGCTGCGCGAGGACTTCTCCTATGCGATGGTTCACGATATGAAATCGCCCCTTACCTCCATCATCATGGGAACCAAGTATCTGCACAGCGGCGTACTGGAAAAGAAACCGGAAATGAAGGAGAAATACTTCTGCATCGTAGAAGACGAGGCACAGCATCTGCTTGCTCTCATCAACCGCCTGCTCACCATCTCGAAACTGGAGCACGGCAAGCTGCATATTCAAAAGGCGGAAGTAAATTTGGAAACGATGATAGAGGATGTGGTGGATAAATACAAGGCGAAATCGGCGAAACCGATTCATATCACCACCCACATAGGAGCCACCACCGCCCTGGCCGACGAGGAATATCTGAAGGAAGCCATCAGCAACCTGGTGGATAACGCCACCAAATACTCTAAGGAAGAAATCAATATCCAGATTTCCACCCTAGAAAATGATAAGAACGTATATATCAAAGTATTCGATGAAGGTATCGGCATTGCCAAAAGCGAGCTGAAAACCATCTTCAACCGCTTTGAGCGTGCTGCAGAGCACGAAAAGGATGCCAGGAAAACCCGTGGCGGCTTCGGTATCGGCCTGAACTACGTGCTGCAGGTAATCAACACCCATGGCGGCAGGATAAGCGTAAAAAGCGAGAAAGGCAAATGGTCGGAGTTCACCATATCGCTGCCGAAATAA
- a CDS encoding Ig-like domain-containing domain, whose translation MIQLNDIKSKLKANSLFLPFYVLAFLMLVSCAKMGQPDGGWFDETPPKVIGASPADKGVNVKQKKVNIYFDEYIKVDNPTEKVVVSPPQLEVPEIKASGKHIQISLVDSLKPNTTYTIDFSDAISDNNEGNPMGNYTYSFSTGEVIDTMEVSGYVLESENLEPIKGILVGLYADHADSAFKTKPMLRVSRTDSRGRFVIKGVAPGSYRIYALQDMDGNYIFSQKSEKLAFSHDIIVPSSKPDVRQDTTWIDSLHIKSIDQVNYTHFLPDNVVLRAFTEQVSDRFFLKAERQKANCFSLYYSYGDSILPQIKGLNFNEKDAFILEKSEKNDTLTYWLKDTALVNQDTLNIELTYRITDSTGVLRNQTDTLEILSKEPYEKRMKAQAKELEKWTKKQEKLKKKGEPYDSVMAVKPLDVQMSVSSQLDPDKNVIFTFNTPLAKADTAGIHLYAKHDTLWYRAPMEFKPLGNRKYILRGEWRPDIEYSLEVDSAAFQDIYGLVSKPVKQGFKVNSLDTYGTLLINVTHDFDNHPLLVQLLNAQDQVVKEVKAVNGVAEFYYLKPEKYYMRLIVDRNGNGKWDAGCYDKDEQAEEVYYYPDVIECKAKWDLTESWDPTARELSRQKPGAITKQKPDKEKKVKNQNAQRAKKLGIEYIPKL comes from the coding sequence ATGATTCAATTGAACGACATAAAGAGCAAGTTGAAGGCAAATTCACTGTTTCTGCCTTTCTACGTCTTAGCTTTCCTCATGTTGGTATCCTGTGCCAAGATGGGACAGCCGGATGGTGGTTGGTTCGACGAAACTCCTCCTAAGGTGATTGGAGCTTCGCCAGCTGATAAGGGCGTAAATGTGAAGCAGAAGAAGGTGAATATCTATTTCGACGAATATATCAAGGTAGATAATCCTACCGAGAAAGTGGTTGTTTCGCCTCCGCAGCTCGAAGTGCCTGAAATCAAGGCTTCGGGCAAGCATATTCAGATTTCTCTGGTAGATTCGCTTAAGCCGAATACTACCTATACCATCGACTTTTCCGATGCCATCAGCGATAATAACGAGGGCAATCCGATGGGAAACTATACCTACAGTTTCTCTACCGGCGAGGTCATCGATACGATGGAGGTGTCGGGATATGTGCTCGAATCAGAGAATCTGGAGCCTATCAAGGGTATTCTGGTAGGTCTTTACGCTGATCATGCCGATTCAGCCTTCAAGACCAAGCCTATGCTGCGTGTAAGCCGTACCGACAGCCGTGGTCGCTTCGTCATAAAAGGTGTGGCTCCGGGCTCTTACCGCATCTATGCCCTGCAGGATATGGATGGCAACTATATATTCAGCCAGAAAAGCGAAAAACTCGCTTTTTCTCATGATATTATCGTGCCGTCAAGCAAGCCGGATGTGCGACAGGATACTACATGGATTGATTCCTTGCATATCAAGTCGATAGATCAGGTTAATTATACTCATTTTCTACCGGATAATGTAGTGCTCCGTGCCTTTACCGAACAGGTTTCCGACCGCTTCTTCCTCAAGGCAGAGCGTCAGAAGGCCAACTGCTTCTCGCTCTATTACAGTTATGGTGATTCTATCCTGCCACAGATCAAGGGCTTGAATTTTAATGAGAAAGATGCCTTTATTCTGGAAAAATCGGAGAAGAACGATACGCTTACCTATTGGCTCAAGGATACGGCGCTGGTCAACCAGGATACGCTGAATATTGAGCTTACTTACCGTATAACAGACAGTACGGGCGTGCTCCGCAACCAGACTGATACGCTCGAAATTCTTTCGAAGGAACCTTACGAAAAGCGTATGAAGGCGCAGGCTAAGGAACTGGAGAAATGGACCAAGAAGCAGGAAAAACTAAAGAAGAAGGGTGAACCTTATGATAGCGTGATGGCTGTAAAACCGCTTGATGTTCAGATGAGTGTCTCTTCTCAGCTCGATCCTGACAAGAATGTTATCTTCACCTTCAATACACCGCTTGCCAAAGCCGATACAGCAGGCATTCATCTCTATGCCAAGCATGATACGCTATGGTATAGGGCGCCGATGGAGTTTAAGCCGCTGGGCAACCGCAAGTATATTCTGAGAGGCGAGTGGCGTCCGGACATAGAATATAGTCTGGAGGTTGATTCTGCCGCATTCCAGGACATCTACGGACTTGTATCTAAACCTGTGAAACAGGGTTTCAAGGTCAATTCCCTGGATACTTACGGTACGTTGCTTATTAATGTAACGCACGATTTCGACAATCATCCGCTCCTCGTTCAGCTACTCAATGCGCAGGATCAGGTGGTGAAAGAAGTGAAGGCAGTGAACGGAGTAGCCGAATTCTATTATCTCAAGCCGGAGAAGTATTACATGCGTCTGATAGTAGACCGCAACGGCAACGGCAAGTGGGATGCAGGCTGCTATGATAAGGATGAACAGGCAGAAGAGGTGTATTACTATCCAGACGTGATAGAATGCAAGGCTAAATGGGATTTAACCGAGAGTTGGGATCCTACGGCCCGTGAACTTTCCCGTCAGAAGCCTGGTGCCATTACCAAGCAGAAGCCTGATAAAGAAAAGAAAGTTAAGAACCAGAATGCGCAACGTGCCAAGAAACTTGGCATCGAGTACATTCCTAAATTATAA